In a genomic window of Parambassis ranga chromosome 24, fParRan2.1, whole genome shotgun sequence:
- the wasf1 gene encoding wiskott-Aldrich syndrome protein family member 1 isoform X3 translates to MPLVKRTIEPRHLCHTALPKNIKNELECVTNISLASVIRQLSSLSKYAEDLFGELFNEAHSFSFRVNSLQERVDRLSISVTQLDPKEEELSLQDITMRKAFRSSTIQDQQLFDRSTLPVPMQETLQTCEQPPPLNILTPYRDDGKEGLKFYTNPSYFFDLWREKMLQDTEDKRKERRKQKLQDPRMYDQVYRYLDLPGQMKAIDRPHEPDKVPRAPHDRKKEWQKLALGAELAQDIPEDKLREANGSAGYHDNRAQLYMEHLDGPFSLAALPYSQMNELLNRTGDRMYSRPHDPPPPPPPMHPLGEIKPPSVISSSSGFSDSRPQSPARTAGLNSNTPPPPPPPLPPPPPPLPSTGMRGTPPPPIPPLPIQQHPPAIPPPPAPLQIAPGVLHPAPPPVAPPLHSSSPARLLDKGPCSGSGTLSDGSILPPPPPPPPLPLTGARSSSPCPSGPPPVPAFPSAGAMASPPPHAIHDVGTKRHHPANLPPISDARSVLLEAIRKGIQLRKVEEQREQEAKHERVGNDVATILSRRIAVEYSDSEDESEFDEGDWME, encoded by the exons ATGCCACTGGTGAAACGCACCATCGAGCCCCGGCACCTGTGCCATACAGCGCTGCCGAAGAACATCAAAAACGAGCTGGAGTGTGTGACTAACATCTCCTTGGCCAGCGTTATCCGCCAGCTCAGCAGCCTCA GTAAATATGCAGAGGACCTGTTTGGAGAGCTGTTCAATGAGGCCCACTCCTTTTCTTTCCGGGTCAACTCCCTGCAGGAGCGCGTGGACCGCCTCTCCATCAGTGTCACACAGCTGGACCCCAAAGAGGAGGAAT TGTCTCTTCAGGACATTACCATGAGGAAAGCCTTCAGGAGTTCAACTATTCAGGACCAGCAGCTGTTCGACCGCTCAACACTGCCCGTCCCGATGCAGGAGACCCTGCAGACCTGCGAGCAGCCACCACCCCTCAACATCCTCACGCCCTACAG GGATGACGGGAAGGAAGGTCTGAAGTTTTACACCAATCCATCCTACTTCTTCGACCTATGGAGAGAAAAGATGCtgcaggacacagaggacaagaGGAAGGAGAGGCGGAAACAGAAG TTGCAGGACCCCCGCATGTATGATCAGGTCTATAGGTACTTAGACCTTCCAGGGCAG ATGAAGGCAATCGACCGTCCACACGAGCCGGATAAGGTGCCGCGGGCGCCTCACGACCGCAAGAAGGAGTGGCAGAAGCTGGCACTGGGTGCGGAGCTCGCCCAGGACATACCTGAAGACAAACTCAGAGAGGCCAACGGATCTGCAGGTTACCACGACAACAG GGCTCAGTTGTACATGGAGCATTTGGACGGGCCATTCTCTCTGGCAGCTCTGCCCTACAGTCAGATGAACGAGCTGCTGAACCGCACCGGGGACAGAATGTATTCCCGACCCCACgaccctccaccaccaccacctcccatGCATCCACTGGGAGAGATCAAGCCACCCTCTGTGATAAG ctccaGTTCAGGTTTCTCCGACAGCCGACCCCAATCTCCAGCCCGGACTGCAGGCCTCAACTccaacactcctcctcctccgcctccccctcttcctcctccacctccccctttACCTTCAACAGGCATGCGGGGCACCCCTCCTCCCCCTATTCCTCCTCTACCAATCCAGCAGCACCCTCCAGCCATTCCGCCTCCCCCTGCTCCTCTCCAGATCGCCCCAGGAGTGCTCCACCCAGCACCTCCTCCCGTGGCGCCTCCCCTCCACTCCTCATCTCCAGCCCGTCTCCTGGACAAAGGCCCATGCTCAGGCTCCGGGACTCTGTCAGATGGTTCCATCCTGCCTCCTCCCCCACCGCCGCCTCCTCTGCCCCTCACAGGAGCACGGAGCTCGTCGCCCTGTCCGTCTGGCCCACCGCCTGTCCCGGCCTTCCCATCAGCAGGAGCCATGGCCTCTCCGCCACCCCACGCCATCCACGATGTGGGGACAAAGAGGCACCATCCAGCCAATCTACCACCCATCAGCGATGCACGCAGTGTCCTGTTGGAGGCTATCAGAAAAG gCATACAGCTACGAAAAGTGGAAGAACAGCGAGAACAAGAGGCTAAACATGAGCGAGTCGGTAATGACGTGGCCACCATCCTGTCACGCCGCATCGCCGTGGAGTACTCCGACTCCGAGGACGAGTCTGAGTTTGACGAAGGAGACTGGATGGAATGA
- the wasf1 gene encoding wiskott-Aldrich syndrome protein family member 1 isoform X1, which produces MPLVKRTIEPRHLCHTALPKNIKNELECVTNISLASVIRQLSSLSKYAEDLFGELFNEAHSFSFRVNSLQERVDRLSISVTQLDPKEEELSLQDITMRKAFRSSTIQDQQLFDRSTLPVPMQETLQTCEQPPPLNILTPYRDDGKEGLKFYTNPSYFFDLWREKMLQDTEDKRKERRKQKLEMPYLVCPKSLIRVLSETPPPFFTTPELQDPRMYDQVYRYLDLPGQMKAIDRPHEPDKVPRAPHDRKKEWQKLALGAELAQDIPEDKLREANGSAGYHDNRAQLYMEHLDGPFSLAALPYSQMNELLNRTGDRMYSRPHDPPPPPPPMHPLGEIKPPSVISSSSGFSDSRPQSPARTAGLNSNTPPPPPPPLPPPPPPLPSTGMRGTPPPPIPPLPIQQHPPAIPPPPAPLQIAPGVLHPAPPPVAPPLHSSSPARLLDKGPCSGSGTLSDGSILPPPPPPPPLPLTGARSSSPCPSGPPPVPAFPSAGAMASPPPHAIHDVGTKRHHPANLPPISDARSVLLEAIRKGIQLRKVEEQREQEAKHERVGNDVATILSRRIAVEYSDSEDESEFDEGDWME; this is translated from the exons ATGCCACTGGTGAAACGCACCATCGAGCCCCGGCACCTGTGCCATACAGCGCTGCCGAAGAACATCAAAAACGAGCTGGAGTGTGTGACTAACATCTCCTTGGCCAGCGTTATCCGCCAGCTCAGCAGCCTCA GTAAATATGCAGAGGACCTGTTTGGAGAGCTGTTCAATGAGGCCCACTCCTTTTCTTTCCGGGTCAACTCCCTGCAGGAGCGCGTGGACCGCCTCTCCATCAGTGTCACACAGCTGGACCCCAAAGAGGAGGAAT TGTCTCTTCAGGACATTACCATGAGGAAAGCCTTCAGGAGTTCAACTATTCAGGACCAGCAGCTGTTCGACCGCTCAACACTGCCCGTCCCGATGCAGGAGACCCTGCAGACCTGCGAGCAGCCACCACCCCTCAACATCCTCACGCCCTACAG GGATGACGGGAAGGAAGGTCTGAAGTTTTACACCAATCCATCCTACTTCTTCGACCTATGGAGAGAAAAGATGCtgcaggacacagaggacaagaGGAAGGAGAGGCGGAAACAGAAG CTGGAAATGCCTTATCTTGTGTGTCCCAAGAGCCTTATAAGAGTCCTCTCTGAAACCCCTCCTCCCTTCTTTACTACCCCAGAG TTGCAGGACCCCCGCATGTATGATCAGGTCTATAGGTACTTAGACCTTCCAGGGCAG ATGAAGGCAATCGACCGTCCACACGAGCCGGATAAGGTGCCGCGGGCGCCTCACGACCGCAAGAAGGAGTGGCAGAAGCTGGCACTGGGTGCGGAGCTCGCCCAGGACATACCTGAAGACAAACTCAGAGAGGCCAACGGATCTGCAGGTTACCACGACAACAG GGCTCAGTTGTACATGGAGCATTTGGACGGGCCATTCTCTCTGGCAGCTCTGCCCTACAGTCAGATGAACGAGCTGCTGAACCGCACCGGGGACAGAATGTATTCCCGACCCCACgaccctccaccaccaccacctcccatGCATCCACTGGGAGAGATCAAGCCACCCTCTGTGATAAG ctccaGTTCAGGTTTCTCCGACAGCCGACCCCAATCTCCAGCCCGGACTGCAGGCCTCAACTccaacactcctcctcctccgcctccccctcttcctcctccacctccccctttACCTTCAACAGGCATGCGGGGCACCCCTCCTCCCCCTATTCCTCCTCTACCAATCCAGCAGCACCCTCCAGCCATTCCGCCTCCCCCTGCTCCTCTCCAGATCGCCCCAGGAGTGCTCCACCCAGCACCTCCTCCCGTGGCGCCTCCCCTCCACTCCTCATCTCCAGCCCGTCTCCTGGACAAAGGCCCATGCTCAGGCTCCGGGACTCTGTCAGATGGTTCCATCCTGCCTCCTCCCCCACCGCCGCCTCCTCTGCCCCTCACAGGAGCACGGAGCTCGTCGCCCTGTCCGTCTGGCCCACCGCCTGTCCCGGCCTTCCCATCAGCAGGAGCCATGGCCTCTCCGCCACCCCACGCCATCCACGATGTGGGGACAAAGAGGCACCATCCAGCCAATCTACCACCCATCAGCGATGCACGCAGTGTCCTGTTGGAGGCTATCAGAAAAG gCATACAGCTACGAAAAGTGGAAGAACAGCGAGAACAAGAGGCTAAACATGAGCGAGTCGGTAATGACGTGGCCACCATCCTGTCACGCCGCATCGCCGTGGAGTACTCCGACTCCGAGGACGAGTCTGAGTTTGACGAAGGAGACTGGATGGAATGA
- the wasf1 gene encoding wiskott-Aldrich syndrome protein family member 1 isoform X2 — MPLVKRTIEPRHLCHTALPKNIKNELECVTNISLASVIRQLSSLSKYAEDLFGELFNEAHSFSFRVNSLQERVDRLSISVTQLDPKEEELSLQDITMRKAFRSSTIQDQQLFDRSTLPVPMQETLQTCEQPPPLNILTPYRDDGKEGLKFYTNPSYFFDLWREKMLQDTEDKRKERRKQKLEMPYLVCPKSLIRVLSETPPPFFTTPEMKAIDRPHEPDKVPRAPHDRKKEWQKLALGAELAQDIPEDKLREANGSAGYHDNRAQLYMEHLDGPFSLAALPYSQMNELLNRTGDRMYSRPHDPPPPPPPMHPLGEIKPPSVISSSSGFSDSRPQSPARTAGLNSNTPPPPPPPLPPPPPPLPSTGMRGTPPPPIPPLPIQQHPPAIPPPPAPLQIAPGVLHPAPPPVAPPLHSSSPARLLDKGPCSGSGTLSDGSILPPPPPPPPLPLTGARSSSPCPSGPPPVPAFPSAGAMASPPPHAIHDVGTKRHHPANLPPISDARSVLLEAIRKGIQLRKVEEQREQEAKHERVGNDVATILSRRIAVEYSDSEDESEFDEGDWME, encoded by the exons ATGCCACTGGTGAAACGCACCATCGAGCCCCGGCACCTGTGCCATACAGCGCTGCCGAAGAACATCAAAAACGAGCTGGAGTGTGTGACTAACATCTCCTTGGCCAGCGTTATCCGCCAGCTCAGCAGCCTCA GTAAATATGCAGAGGACCTGTTTGGAGAGCTGTTCAATGAGGCCCACTCCTTTTCTTTCCGGGTCAACTCCCTGCAGGAGCGCGTGGACCGCCTCTCCATCAGTGTCACACAGCTGGACCCCAAAGAGGAGGAAT TGTCTCTTCAGGACATTACCATGAGGAAAGCCTTCAGGAGTTCAACTATTCAGGACCAGCAGCTGTTCGACCGCTCAACACTGCCCGTCCCGATGCAGGAGACCCTGCAGACCTGCGAGCAGCCACCACCCCTCAACATCCTCACGCCCTACAG GGATGACGGGAAGGAAGGTCTGAAGTTTTACACCAATCCATCCTACTTCTTCGACCTATGGAGAGAAAAGATGCtgcaggacacagaggacaagaGGAAGGAGAGGCGGAAACAGAAG CTGGAAATGCCTTATCTTGTGTGTCCCAAGAGCCTTATAAGAGTCCTCTCTGAAACCCCTCCTCCCTTCTTTACTACCCCAGAG ATGAAGGCAATCGACCGTCCACACGAGCCGGATAAGGTGCCGCGGGCGCCTCACGACCGCAAGAAGGAGTGGCAGAAGCTGGCACTGGGTGCGGAGCTCGCCCAGGACATACCTGAAGACAAACTCAGAGAGGCCAACGGATCTGCAGGTTACCACGACAACAG GGCTCAGTTGTACATGGAGCATTTGGACGGGCCATTCTCTCTGGCAGCTCTGCCCTACAGTCAGATGAACGAGCTGCTGAACCGCACCGGGGACAGAATGTATTCCCGACCCCACgaccctccaccaccaccacctcccatGCATCCACTGGGAGAGATCAAGCCACCCTCTGTGATAAG ctccaGTTCAGGTTTCTCCGACAGCCGACCCCAATCTCCAGCCCGGACTGCAGGCCTCAACTccaacactcctcctcctccgcctccccctcttcctcctccacctccccctttACCTTCAACAGGCATGCGGGGCACCCCTCCTCCCCCTATTCCTCCTCTACCAATCCAGCAGCACCCTCCAGCCATTCCGCCTCCCCCTGCTCCTCTCCAGATCGCCCCAGGAGTGCTCCACCCAGCACCTCCTCCCGTGGCGCCTCCCCTCCACTCCTCATCTCCAGCCCGTCTCCTGGACAAAGGCCCATGCTCAGGCTCCGGGACTCTGTCAGATGGTTCCATCCTGCCTCCTCCCCCACCGCCGCCTCCTCTGCCCCTCACAGGAGCACGGAGCTCGTCGCCCTGTCCGTCTGGCCCACCGCCTGTCCCGGCCTTCCCATCAGCAGGAGCCATGGCCTCTCCGCCACCCCACGCCATCCACGATGTGGGGACAAAGAGGCACCATCCAGCCAATCTACCACCCATCAGCGATGCACGCAGTGTCCTGTTGGAGGCTATCAGAAAAG gCATACAGCTACGAAAAGTGGAAGAACAGCGAGAACAAGAGGCTAAACATGAGCGAGTCGGTAATGACGTGGCCACCATCCTGTCACGCCGCATCGCCGTGGAGTACTCCGACTCCGAGGACGAGTCTGAGTTTGACGAAGGAGACTGGATGGAATGA
- the wasf1 gene encoding wiskott-Aldrich syndrome protein family member 1 isoform X4: protein MPLVKRTIEPRHLCHTALPKNIKNELECVTNISLASVIRQLSSLSKYAEDLFGELFNEAHSFSFRVNSLQERVDRLSISVTQLDPKEEELSLQDITMRKAFRSSTIQDQQLFDRSTLPVPMQETLQTCEQPPPLNILTPYRDDGKEGLKFYTNPSYFFDLWREKMLQDTEDKRKERRKQKMKAIDRPHEPDKVPRAPHDRKKEWQKLALGAELAQDIPEDKLREANGSAGYHDNRAQLYMEHLDGPFSLAALPYSQMNELLNRTGDRMYSRPHDPPPPPPPMHPLGEIKPPSVISSSSGFSDSRPQSPARTAGLNSNTPPPPPPPLPPPPPPLPSTGMRGTPPPPIPPLPIQQHPPAIPPPPAPLQIAPGVLHPAPPPVAPPLHSSSPARLLDKGPCSGSGTLSDGSILPPPPPPPPLPLTGARSSSPCPSGPPPVPAFPSAGAMASPPPHAIHDVGTKRHHPANLPPISDARSVLLEAIRKGIQLRKVEEQREQEAKHERVGNDVATILSRRIAVEYSDSEDESEFDEGDWME, encoded by the exons ATGCCACTGGTGAAACGCACCATCGAGCCCCGGCACCTGTGCCATACAGCGCTGCCGAAGAACATCAAAAACGAGCTGGAGTGTGTGACTAACATCTCCTTGGCCAGCGTTATCCGCCAGCTCAGCAGCCTCA GTAAATATGCAGAGGACCTGTTTGGAGAGCTGTTCAATGAGGCCCACTCCTTTTCTTTCCGGGTCAACTCCCTGCAGGAGCGCGTGGACCGCCTCTCCATCAGTGTCACACAGCTGGACCCCAAAGAGGAGGAAT TGTCTCTTCAGGACATTACCATGAGGAAAGCCTTCAGGAGTTCAACTATTCAGGACCAGCAGCTGTTCGACCGCTCAACACTGCCCGTCCCGATGCAGGAGACCCTGCAGACCTGCGAGCAGCCACCACCCCTCAACATCCTCACGCCCTACAG GGATGACGGGAAGGAAGGTCTGAAGTTTTACACCAATCCATCCTACTTCTTCGACCTATGGAGAGAAAAGATGCtgcaggacacagaggacaagaGGAAGGAGAGGCGGAAACAGAAG ATGAAGGCAATCGACCGTCCACACGAGCCGGATAAGGTGCCGCGGGCGCCTCACGACCGCAAGAAGGAGTGGCAGAAGCTGGCACTGGGTGCGGAGCTCGCCCAGGACATACCTGAAGACAAACTCAGAGAGGCCAACGGATCTGCAGGTTACCACGACAACAG GGCTCAGTTGTACATGGAGCATTTGGACGGGCCATTCTCTCTGGCAGCTCTGCCCTACAGTCAGATGAACGAGCTGCTGAACCGCACCGGGGACAGAATGTATTCCCGACCCCACgaccctccaccaccaccacctcccatGCATCCACTGGGAGAGATCAAGCCACCCTCTGTGATAAG ctccaGTTCAGGTTTCTCCGACAGCCGACCCCAATCTCCAGCCCGGACTGCAGGCCTCAACTccaacactcctcctcctccgcctccccctcttcctcctccacctccccctttACCTTCAACAGGCATGCGGGGCACCCCTCCTCCCCCTATTCCTCCTCTACCAATCCAGCAGCACCCTCCAGCCATTCCGCCTCCCCCTGCTCCTCTCCAGATCGCCCCAGGAGTGCTCCACCCAGCACCTCCTCCCGTGGCGCCTCCCCTCCACTCCTCATCTCCAGCCCGTCTCCTGGACAAAGGCCCATGCTCAGGCTCCGGGACTCTGTCAGATGGTTCCATCCTGCCTCCTCCCCCACCGCCGCCTCCTCTGCCCCTCACAGGAGCACGGAGCTCGTCGCCCTGTCCGTCTGGCCCACCGCCTGTCCCGGCCTTCCCATCAGCAGGAGCCATGGCCTCTCCGCCACCCCACGCCATCCACGATGTGGGGACAAAGAGGCACCATCCAGCCAATCTACCACCCATCAGCGATGCACGCAGTGTCCTGTTGGAGGCTATCAGAAAAG gCATACAGCTACGAAAAGTGGAAGAACAGCGAGAACAAGAGGCTAAACATGAGCGAGTCGGTAATGACGTGGCCACCATCCTGTCACGCCGCATCGCCGTGGAGTACTCCGACTCCGAGGACGAGTCTGAGTTTGACGAAGGAGACTGGATGGAATGA
- the LOC114428352 gene encoding kinesin-like protein KIF25 — MVNCLKTWMPVQNKMFEFERVHGPEDSQDAVFEEVRSLLTSLLDGYNVCIMAYGQTGSGKTHTMMGTQPLEEHAGLQQEAQQGIIPKAAAELFRLISEKPADSHTVEVSVMEVYNNEVFDLLARDEYGNAVGQRRDILTTSSGASQVTALTYEPVCNASEVMQIISSVLKLRAHCPTFIHTDSSRSHLIVTLTISSKGPNALALARRLQSAKMDLQQRSTQKEWWSPRCRRANPAARHSSDEVFASTSSSPCPSPSHSPCPSPRHSISQTPFRTKLQLVDLAGSECVGMSGVSGAGLWEVSCINRSLSALSDVLGALAEQRPHVPYRNSKLTHLLQDAIGGDAKLLVMLCVSPTQRFITESLQSLGFGTRARQVQKEQPRRKNNSLKVK; from the exons ATGGTGAACTGCCTGAAGACATGGATGCCAGTGCAAAATAAGATGTTTGAGTTTGAGAG AGTGCACGGGCCAGAAGATTCCCAGGATGCTGTGTTTGAGGAAGTCAGGTCACTCCTTACATCCCTGTTGGACGG GTATAATGTGTGTATCATGGCATATGGGCAGACAGGCAGCGGGAAGACTCACACCATGATGGGAACCCAGCCGCTGGAGGAGCATGCAGGGCTGCAGCAGGAGGCGCAGCAGGGGATCATCCCcaaggctgcagcagagctgttcag GCTGATCTCTGAGAAGCCAGCAGACAGTCACACGGTGGAGGTGTCAGTCATGGAGGTTTACAACAATGAGGTGTTTGACCTGCTTGCCAGAGACGAGTATGGGAATGCGGTCGGCCAGCGCAGGGACATCCTCACCACCTCCTCCGGAGCCAGCCAGGTCACGGCCCTCACATATGA GCCTGTGTGTAACGCCTCTGAGGTGATGCAGATTATCAGCAGCGTTCTGAAGCTCAGGGCTCACTGTCCCACCTTCATCCACACCGACTCCTCGCGCTCTCACCTCATTGTCACCCTCACGATCTCCTCCAAGGGCCCCAACGCTCTGGCCCTGG CCCGCAGGCTACAGAGTGCCAAGATGGATCTGCAGCAGCGCTCCACCCAGAAGGAGTGGTGGAGTCCACGCTGTCGCCGTGCCAACCCTGCCGCCCGCCACTCATCCGATGAAGTTTTTGCAAGCACCTCCTCGTCCCCCTGCCCCTCCCCTTCTCATTCTCCTTGCCCCTCCCCCAGACACAGCATCTCACAGACTCCGTTCAGGACCAAGCTGCAGCTGGTGGACCTGGCAGGGAGCGAGTGTGTGG GGATGTCTGGAGTTTCGGGTGCAGGTCTGTGGGAGGTGTCCTGTATAAACCgcagtctgtctgctctgtctgaTGTCCTGGGAGCCCTGGCTGAACAGAGACCACATGTCCCCTACAGGAACAGCAAACTCACACATTTGCTGCAGGATGCAatag GTGGCGATGCCAAGCTGctggtgatgctgtgtgtgtctccgacACAGCGCTTCATCACAGAGTCCCTTCAGTCTCTTGGTTTTGGCACTCGAGCCCGCCAGGTCCAAAAGGAGCAACCCAGAAGGAAAAATAACAGTCTGAAAGTTAAATGA
- the LOC114429049 gene encoding kinesin-like protein KIF25 yields MPLFINRDQMFAHQVHLLEHKLRSKQERILELETENAILHLRLAESLGKLRRDHEEEPKAVSHHQLQRSTETIDQSALLTLLSKVQALKQDLSEVFAVYNNFATGLEEQSRQLLEKVQQVSSGLNGHSGHEFQSLQARVEALESSLEEERGRCRAERQKRKELHNTLVELRGNIRVHCRIRPVLPFDYVQSSGSGPASSEGVIHAVSDVSHCFSDWISVIAA; encoded by the exons ATGCCTCTCTTCATAAACCGGGACCAGATGTTTGCACATCAGGTGCATCTGCTGGAGCACAAACTGAGG AGTAAACAGGAGCGGATACTTGAACTGGAGACAGAGAACGCTATTCTACATTTAAGACTGGCAGAG AGTTTGGGGAAACTGCGTCGAGACCATGAAGAGGAGCCCAAAGCTGTGAGCCACCATCAGCTCCAGAGGAGTACAGAGACGATCGACCAGTCTGCGCTGCTCACGCTCCTCTCCAAAGTCCAG GCTCTGAAGCAGGATCTGAGCGAGGTGTTTGCAGTGTACAATAACTTTGCCACTGGtctggaggagcagagcaggcagctgcTGGAGAAAGTCCAACAAGTCAGCTCTGGTTTAAATGGTCACAGTGGACATGAGTTTCAGA GTTTGCAGGCTCGTGTCGAAGCTCTGGAGAGCTCCCtggaggaagaacgggggaggtgcagagcagagaggcagaAGAGGAAAGAACTGCACAACACACTGGTG GAGCTGAGAGGAAACATCAGAGTCCACTGCAGGATACGTCCAGTTCTCCCCTTCGACTACGTCCAGTCCTCTGGATCAGG GCCTGCGTCATCAGAGGGAGTCATCCATGCAGTCAGCGATGTGAGTCACTGTTTCTCTGACTGGATTTCTGTGATTGCTGCCTGA
- the ccdc167 gene encoding coiled-coil domain-containing protein 167 yields MEKTKDKRREKISVATEIDRLEERRARCQDNLERAEFRSRKEKLSEKERQELIDEMAIMNERVQQLDNELKMLRGENRRNMLLSVALLAISALFYYLFYFEEDL; encoded by the exons ATGGAAAAAACTAAAGACAAACGACGAGAGAAAATCAGTGTCGCTACAGAG ATTGATCGTTTGGAGGAGAGGCGGGCTCGTTGCCAGGACAACCTGGAGAGAGCTGAGTTCAGGAGCAGGAAGGAGAAGCTGTCTGAGAAGGAGAG ACAAGAACTGATAGATGAAATGGCAATCATGAATGAGAGGGTGCAACAGCTGG aCAACGAGCTGAAGATGTTAAGAGGAGAGAACCGGAGgaacatgctgctgtcagtcgCTCTACTGGCCATCAGCGCTCTCTTTTACTATTTATTCTACTTTGAGGAGGACTTGTGA